The genomic region TGTTTGCATCAGGTGCGCGGCACGTTGCAAATGCTGGAATTTTACGGCGCTGCCCTGTTTGCCGAAGAAATGGAATATCTGGCCGAGGCGATTGCTGAAGGCAAAGTGAAATTGCCGCCCCGGGCGATGGAAGTGCTGATGGGTGCGGTGTTGCAGCTGCCGACTTATCTTGAGCGGGTGCAAGCCGGTCAGCGCGATTTACCGGTCATTCTGTTACCGCTGCTGAACGATTTGCGCGCCTCGCGCGGCGAAACGCTGCTCAGCGAAAGCGCCATCTTTACCCCGACACTGGAAGGTGTGGTTGCACCGCATCGTGCGCCACTGGCGGATCAACCGCAAAGCGATGCCGAATACCAGGAGATGGCGAAAAAACTGCGCCATCATTTCCAGCGCGGTTTGCTCGGCGTTTTGCGTAATCAGGAAATCAAAGAAAGCCTGACGCGCTTGTACAAAGTCGTCGAGCGACTCGAACACATTTGCAGTGACCGCCCGATCGCGATGCTCTGGTGGGTGGCTGGCGGCTTCATCGAAGCAATTGCCGAAAACCAGAACTATAAAAATGCGTCGGTGCATGCGCTGCTCGGTCAAGTCGACAAGTATTTAAAACAACTCGGTGAAGAAGGCGTCATGGTGCTGGACCACGACGTGCCGGCCGATTTGCTGAAAAACCTGCTCTATTACGTCGCCTGTGCCCAAGGCTCCAGTGCCCGTTTGCAAGAATTGCAAAAAGCGTTCGATCTGCGTGCGGCGTTGCCAAGCGCTGATGACTTGGAAGCCGAACGGCGCCGGATGACCGGCTCCGATGCCACCGCGATTCGCACCGTGTTGACCGCGCTCAATGAAGATTTGGCCGGCGTCAAAGACGGCCTGGATTTGTTCGTACGCAGCAAGCAGCGCCAGCCGCAAGATTTGCTTGGCTTGTTGCCCACTCTGCGCCAGATCGCCGATACGCTTGGCATGCTCGGTTTGGGTGTGCCGCGTGATGCCGTGCGTCAGCAAGTCAAATCGCTGCAGACGGTCGCTGACTCCGGACAGATGCCGACCGATGCCCACGTCATGGACATCGCCGGTGCGTTGTTGTTTGTTGAAGCGAACCTCGCGACCGTCGCCGCCAACGCCGCCGCGCTCGCCGCCGAAGAAACCGATGCCGATGCCAAATCCGAGCACAGCGAAGAAGAAATCGCCGCTGAAGCGCAGTTCGACAGTGCCCGCGAAGTGCTGATCAACGAATGCCGCGGCAATATTCAAAAGTGCAAAGATTCGATCATTGACTTCATGGCCTCGAATTGGGACCACCGCCTGCTGGAAGGCGTGCCGACCCAGTTGGTCGAAGTGCAGGGTGGTTTGCAGATCATTGGTTTGCCGGAAGCGGCCGATATGGTTGGCACCTGCCAAAAATTCCTGGCCGAACGCGTCGTTGCCCGTTCGCAAGTGCCTGACGCCTCACTGCTCGATGCCCTGGCCGACGTGCTGACTTCGGTCGAATATTTCCTGGAATCGATGCAGGAAGCTGGTGGCGAAGGCCTGGCCTCGGTGCTGGCTTCGGCGGAAACCGCGCACGATCAAATCGCTGCAGCGCTGCAAACACCGGAAGCGCCTGCTGAGGCACCCGCTCCGGTCGCAGCCGCCCCTGCACCGACGCCCGCCCCGGCGCCGACACCGCCGCCGAGTCGCGCGCAAAGCGATGACGACATGATCGATGATGAAGTCATCGAGATTTTTATCGAAGAAGCGGCCGAGCAGCTCGAGGTCATTCGCGAATGCTTACCGAAATGGGAAGAAGACGAAGACGATCGCGATAGCCTGATCACGATACGCCGCGCGTTCCACACGCTGAAAGGTTCCGGGCGTCTGGTTGGCGCCTCGTTGCTCGGCGAAACTGCCTGGTCCATGGAAAACATGCTGAACCGGGTCATCGACGGCACACTGAAAGTCACTCGTGAAGTCTTTGCCGTCGTCCGCGATGCCGCTCATACGGTCATTCCGGCGCTGCATCAGGCATTCGCCAACAAGACCGAGCCAAGCTTGCGGCCGGAAGCGTTGATGGCTCGCGCTGATGCCCTGGCCAAAGGCGAGGTAGCCCCAGCCGCCGCACCAGCGCCGACTCCGGTGGCCGAAGCACCGGCACCAGTCGTGCCGGAGCCGGAAGTGAGCCTGCCGGAGCCAGAAGCTACGGCACCCGAAACACCGGAATTTACCATTGCCGACGAAATGCCGGTCGAGATCGAGCCGACGCTGGAAATCCCGACTGCCGAGGAATTGCAGTTGGATGAAACGGCGCTCGACGTACCAATGCTCGATGTACCGGTCGACGAACAGCACAAACTGCCGGAAGAATTCGGCGAAGCGGTCAGCGAAGAAAGCGCCGAAGAAGTACCGATGCTGACCGAAATGGATCCGGAAGCGGCATTCCACGCCCCTGATGAAGAGTTCGGTGAGATCAGCCTGCCGGAAACCGAAGAAATCGGCGACACCCTCGACGCCTTGAGTCCGACGCCAGAACTGCCGGAAGTCGAAGAAACCATCGATATGGGCGAGTTCGCGTTGCCGGAAGTCGAAGAAGAACCGGTCAACGGCCTCTACGATATTTTTGCTGGCGAAGCCGGTGGTCATCTCGACAGCATCGAGCGCTTCATTGCCGATGCCGCGTTGTCGCCGTTCTCGCCGAAAGTCAGCGACGAATTGATCCGTGCCTTGCATACCCTGAAAGGCAGTGCCCGGATGGCGCAACTCGAAGGCATTGCTGCGGTCATGACGCCGTTGGAAAAACACGTGCGCGAATTGCAAAACCGCGACGCCCATGTGCCGGATGAGTTGCTTGCCTTGCTTGATGAAAGCAAGCAGGAGCTGCGTCATGTGCTGCCGCAACTGCAGTCACGTCAATCACCGGACGAGAGCAAGCTGAATGCCTTGGCAGCGCGTGCTGAAGCGCTGGACCTGAGTGTGCAGACGGCAGAAACCGGCAAGCGCGATCCGGAGGTACTGAACCTGTTCCTGTCGGAAGCTTTGGATCTGGTGTCCGATGCCGATCTGGCGCTGAAATCCTGGCAGGATGCGCAAGACGAAACCGCCAAAGACAATCTGGTCGAGTTGATGGCCACGCTGCAGCAAGCCGCCGAAACCGCGCAGCTCGATGCCGTGGTATCGCTGGCGACCTTGCTTGGTCAGTTCTTCCAGAACGCCATTGCGCAACCCGATGAAGCGTTTTTCCAGTTGGCCGCGAAAGGTAATGTTGCGCTGTTCGACCAGTTCGACCGCATCGCTGCCGATCAGACGCCATTGATCCCGGTTGATCTGGTGGCGCAAATCAACAGCTATCAACCCGCACCGGTTGCGGCGGAAAAGCCGGAACTGCGCGACGAAGATTTCATGGTCGATTTTGGTTTCGAAACCGAAACCGAAACCGAAACCGAAACCGAAAGCACACCGGAAATCAGTGGCGATGTGACCGATCCGTCGATGACGGAAGAATCCTCAGTCAAAGAGCCGGAGCTGGCGACGCCTGCCGAGCCGGTGAGCATCGACACACCGACAATCGAAACGGCGGAAACCAAAGCGCCAGAAGTCGAAGTCATGCCAGGCTTTGCGCTGCGCGATACGGCGAAACCGGAACAGAAAGCCGAAGACACGTTCACCTTTGATGATGTCGCCTTTGTCAGTGAAGATGAACTGCATGTCGACAGCGCCGCGCTGGAAGCCTATGCCGCCGGCGACAAGCCGCAAACGGTCGATATCGATGAAGACGGCGAAGAAATTCTGCAGGTATTCCTGGAGGAAGCCGACGACATTCTCAACGATATGGAAAACACCATTGCTGCTTGGGCCTCGGCACCGACCGACAAAGCGGCCGTGGCGTTGTTGCAGCGTCAATTGCACACGCTGAAAGGTGGCGCCCGTCTGTCAGAGTTGAACGTCATTGGCGACTTGTCGCACGAGCTGGAAAACCTGTACGAAGCGATCAACGATGGCCGCGAGCAAACGACCACGGCGCACATCAAAGTGACGCAAGAAGCGCGCGATCGTCTGGCTGACTTGATCAACGAAGTGCGCCAGCATCGCACCCAGACCAAGCCGAGCGTGTTCTGGCAGCGTCTGCAAACGGCGCTGCGCGGCGAAGATCCTTATATCGACGCTGGCAAGCGCGAAACGGCGAGAAAAGCGCCGGTCGTGGAAGCACCGCGCGACGTCGCTACACCGGCACCGAAGCCTGCAGCAGAAACGAAAAAACCGGCGGCGGTCGTGCCGTTTCCGGCGCGCGAAGCACCAGAGCCGCAACGCACGATTACGCCACTACAAGGCGAGTTCGTTCGTGTCGCTGCCGAATCCTTGGAAGGTTTGGTTAACCTCGCCGGCGAAACCTCAATTTTCCGTGGTCGTCTGGAACAGCAGATGACCGTGCTGCGCACCAACTTGAAAGAGATGGAGCAAACGGTTGCCCGTTTGCGCGAACAGCTGCGTAGCCTGGAAATCGAAAACGAAGCGCAGATTCAGTACCGCCGGGAAGCGGTCGGCTCAGCTTACGATGAATTCGATCCGCTGGAATTCGACCGTTACACCCGTCAGCAGGAAGTGACTCGTTCGTTGTCGGAATCCGCAGGCGACTTGCTGAACCTGAAAGAGTCGTTGGATACCTTGGCGGCCGATTCGGAAACACTGTTGTTGCAACAAAGCCGGGTCAACTCGGAATTGCAAGACGGCTTGATGCGCACGCGAATGGTGCCGTTCAGCTCAATCGTGCCGCGTCTGAAGCGGATGGTTCGACAAATCTCCGACGAAGTTGGCAAGGGTGTGGAGATCGGCATTCACGCCGATGGCGAAATGGATCGCACCGTGCTCGAACGCATGGTCGCGCCACTCGAACACATGCTCCGTAACGCCATCGACCACGGCATCGAAAAACCGGCCGTGCGTGAGTCGGCTGGCAAGCCGGCAACCGGTCGAATCAAAATCCGACTGTTGCGCGAAGGCGGCGAAGTCGTTATTGAGCTGGCTGACGATGGCGGCGGTATCAACCTCGAAGCGGTGCGCAGAAAAGCCATCGAACGCGGCCTGATTACCGAAACGACAACGCTGACCGACAAGGAGTTGATGGCGCTGATTCTGGAAGCCGGTTTCTCGACCGCCGAACAAGTCACCCAGATCTCCGGTCGTGGTGTCGGTATGGACGTTGTTGCTTCCGAGATCAAAGAACTCGGTGGCCGCATCGAAATCGATTCCGAACGCGGTCGCGGCACCCGCTTCACGGTACGTTTGCCATTCACGGTGTCGGTCAACCAAGCCTTGATGGTGCAGGTCGGCGAAGATTTCTTCGCCATTCCGCTGGCCAACATCGAAGGTATCGTGCGTGTGTCGCCGTACGAAATTCAGAGCTACTACGGCGATGACAGCAGCAAATACGAATACGCCGGTCAGCAATACCGTATGCGTTATTTGGGTCAGCTGCTCGATCACCGTCAGACGCCGCGCTTCGAAGGCGTGTTCAAACCGATTCCGATTCTGTTGCTGCACGGTGCCGAACAACCAGTGGCGCTGCAGGTCGATGAATTGCTCGGCTCACGCGAAGTCGTCGTGAAATCGGTTGGTTCGCTGTTGTCGCATATTTCCGGTTTGTCCGGCGCGACCATTCTTGGCGATGGCCGTGTCGTGTTCATTCTCGACTTGCCAGCGCTGTTGCGTCGTGCCGACGCCGTGCAGGCGCTGGAAGAAGAAACGAAAGTGGTCGAGGAAAAGCAACCGCTGGTGCTGGTGGTCGACGACTCGATTACCGTGCGCAAAGTCACCGCGCGTTTGCTCGAACGCCATTCCTATCGCGTTATCACTGCGAAGGATGGTGTCGATGCGGTCAACGTGCTGCACGATCACAAACCGGACATCATGCTGCTCGATATCGAAATGCCGCGCATGGACGGTTTCGAATTGGCAACAATCATTCGCCACGACGAGCGCCTGAAAGAAGTGCCGATCATCATGATCACCTCGCGTACCGGCGAGAAGCATCGGGCTCGCGCCGAAGAAATCGGCGTCAACCGTTACCTCGGCAAGCCGTTCAATGATGTCGAACTGCTCGGCACGATGAGCGAATTGCTGCAGGCCGATGCACTGAGCGAAGTCTGATGTCATCGCTGTTGCTCGGGATGAAAACCGCTGCCGAAAAACGGCCGCGGTTTTCGTTGTTGTTGCCGTTGAATTGAGGCCAGGTTGATGAGCGCCCGCCTGCGTGTCGGCCTGATTGGTTCAGGTGATGACAACAGCAATACGCTGCTGCGTCTGCTGGTCGAGCAGGGCATTCAAATCGTGCACGCGCTGGAACCGAAAGATCTCACTGAGCAGCATATCCGCGACAGCCATCTCGATGTCTGGCTGCTCGATCTCGACGATGCCCATTGGCACAACAAGCTCGACGAGTTGATGGATCATTCCAATGTGCCGATCTTTTTCAACGAACACCAATCGATCGCCCAGCAAGCGCACCTCGATTACTGGGCGCGCAACTTAATCACTCGCATGGAAGAGCTGGCTGGCGACAGCGACATGCCCGTTACGGCAAACGAGGCCAAAGCCAGCACGCACCACATCGCATTCAGCAAATCGGATACGGCCGATACCAAGGGTGAAGCCAAAGCGGCGCCGAAAGTCGAAGCGAAAACCGACAACAAAAGCAAACCGGAAGTGCGGCCATCCGATGAGTTGACGCCACTGCCTTCGTCTATCGATCCGGAATTGCTGAAAGAAATCGAAGAACTCGAACAGCTTTTGCAGGATAAAGATCCAGCCGAGCGCAGCGATGATTTCAAACCGTTGGAGCCGGTGCGTTTGCGCACTGAAAGCGCTAGCGATGATGCCGTCAAAGCCGCTGCTCAGGCTCGTGCTGCCGAAATCGCCAAAGCTCAGGAAGCCGCTCGGGCTCAGCAAGAGGCAGAGCGCAACGCTAAAGAACAAGCCGAGCGCCGCGCTAGAGAAGAAAGAGAGGAAGCCGAGCGCAAAATTCGCGAGCAACAGGAAGCGAAACGACTCGCGGCAGAACGGGCCGAGACCGAACGGCAAGCAGAATTAAAGCGGCAAGAAGAGGCGCGCCTCGCGGCAGAACGAGAAGCCGCACGCCGCGCCGAAGAAGCTCGCCTTGCTGCCGAAAAAGCCGAGGCCGAGCGCCAGGCCGAAATCCAGCGCCAGCAAGAGGCTGCCCGGCGCGAAGCCGAAAGATTGGAGGTGCTGCGCCAAGAGCAATTGCGCAAGGCTGAAGAAGCGAGAATAGCCGAGCTGGCTCGCCAGGAAGCTTTGCGCCAGGAAGAATTGAAACGGCAAGAAGATGCACGTCTAGCTGCGGCGCGCGAAGCCGCTCGCCAGGCCGAAGAAGCGCGGATTGCCGCCGAGAAAGCCGAGGCCGAGCGCCAAGCCGAAATCCAGCGTCAGCAAGAAGCCGCGAAACGCGAAGCCGAACGCTTGGAAGCGCTGCGCCAGGAAGAATTGAAACGGCAAGAAGAAGCACGTCTGGCTGCCGAGCGAGAAGCCGCGCGCCAGGCGGAACAAGCCCGCCTCGCTGCCGAACAGGCCGAAGCCGAACGCCAGGCTGAAATCCAGAGACAACAGCGCGAGGCTGAGCGAGAAGCGGAACGTCAGGCTTTTCTGCGCCAGGAAATCGAGCGCCAGGAAGCCCATCGCCGGGCCGAGCAGGCAAAGAAAGCCGAAGCCGAACAGGCCGCTGTGGAAGCCCGCCGAGTCGAGGCCGAGCGTCATGCCGAAGCGGATCAGGCGCGACGGCTGGCTGAAGCCAAGCAACCTCCGCCAGCACAGGACAAGCCTGTCAGCGCCATAGACGAGCTGCTGCGGCAGGCGAAAACCGAATTGAAATCGGAATTCGGCCGTCGCGCCTCTGATGTCATTGGCCGCGGCCTGACGACAACGCCGCCCGCCGCAACGGCCACGATGAAAGCCGATTCATTGGCTGAATTGTTGGCCAAGGCCAAATCCGAACTGCATCAGGTCGAACACGGCAGCGGTGACAACGAACCGCCAGTGGAGCTGGAGTTACCGTTCGAGCCGGAACTGGAGTTCGAGGAACTGCCGTCGTCGGATTTGACTGAGCGTCCGACCGTGCTCCGTGATGAAGCGGATATCCCGGTGCTCGCCCCGACGTCAATGGAGTCGGCAAATGACGCAGTACCGGTGCTCAGTAGCGAGCATACCGAGGCGGTCGAGTTTGAGCCGGTAGAATTCGAGCCGGTTGAGTTTGAGTCGGTGGAATTTGAATCGGTCGAACCCGAGGCGTTATCGGAGCTGGAATGGCAGCCGCTCGATGCCGAGAGCGTGTCGGCGGATATATCAGAGTCCGAACTCTCAATCGCCGAGCCAGAACTTCATGCTGCTGAAACACTGTACATCGACTCACCGGAGATAAGTGCGCCAGGTGACTCAGCGGTCGAATTCGAGGTGCAACAGAGTGAGCCGGAGCTTGTCGAGTTGCCGACCGTCAGCCCGGAAGTGCTCAGCGTACCGATGCTGGAAGCCGTTGCCGGTGGTGACGAATTCGAGGAACTGGAGCCAGTCACCCATGAGCCGCTGCCCTGTGATCTGTGGGTCATTGGTGCCTCGCTAGGTGGTCCGGCCGCGCTGAAGCGCTTTTTCGCGGCGCTCAATGAACCACTGCCGGTCTGCTTCCTGCTGGTCCAGCATATCGACCCGCATTTCCTGCCAGTGCTCGGCAAAATCCTTGAAGGCGCCAATCCTTTTTACCGGGTTGATGTGCTGTCGCGACCGGGGCTGATCGAGCCCGGCACGATACTGCTGGCGCCGGTGGAAAAACGCTTATGGTTCCTCGACGGTGCCCAGGTGGTGCATTCACCGCATAGCTGGACGCCGCCGTATTCACCCTGCATCAACGATGTGCTGCATGATGTTGCCATCGCTCATCCTGCGCAAAGCCATGCGATTATTTTCAGTGGCATGGGCGAAGATGGCGTCAGCGGTGCGGAAGCGATGCATCGGGCTGGTGGCGACATCTGGGTACAGGATGCCGAGAGCTGCGCCAGCGCTGTCATGCCTGATGCCATCGATGCCACCGGCATCGTGTCGTTACGGGCGACGCCGGAACAATTGGCAGAAAAATTGACCAAGCGCTATTTATCGAAAACCCAAACTCAACACGCGTAACACCGGAGTACATTATGGCCGCCGCCCAAGAAGTTTATTCCTTGCTTATCCCCGCCGCCGGCGACAGCGTGCTGCTGCCCAATGTTGGCGTCGCGGAAGTCGTGGCCTATTTCGGTAACGTCGACAAACCGAAACCAGGCGCACCGAAATGGCTGCTCGGCTACCTGCAATGGCGCGGTCGCCATGTGCCAACCATTTCGATGGAAGTGATGCTCGGTCAGGAAGCGCCGCAGCTGACCCGTTTGTCGCGTATCGCAATTCTGAACACGCCAAGCGGGGACCCGGAAGTGCCGCATGTCGCCATCGTCGTCGGCGGCATTCCGCGCTTGACCCGGGTTACGCCAGACTTGCTGCAAGCCATTGAGGGCGACAGCCCGACGGCAAAAGTGCGGGCCTTCATGGCTGGGCAAACGATACAAATTCCGGACGTCGAAAAGTTCGAACAAATGGCCAAGGAAACGATGGCTTTCAAACCGGAAAAGATGAGCTGAACAAAAAAGCACCACCGGTACGTTCAGAAGTTTTATTGTGGCAAGGTAACGCCTTGGCTGACGATTGCCGGGAGGCTAGTAGTCCAGGCGTTTTGACATCAGCGGCATCGGTCTTTGGCCGATACCGACGGAGCGACTGCCTATGCCGCTTGAACTTGCCGAAGCGCTGCTGACGGCCTTGCCGTCGCAGATTGCCGTACTGGATGAGTCCGGCATCGTTTGCTACGCCAACCCGGCATGGAATCGATTCATGCGGGAATCTGGGCGGATCAGCACTGACAGCTCGATTGGCAGTCGATACCTGTCCCTGTGTGCCGACGTCCTGCTCAATGGTGATCAGCAAGAAAAACCCGGTTTCGAGCAACAATGGCAGACATTTCTGGCAGGGAGCGACCTAGTACTTCGCTTTGATTTAGCCTGTCGGACGGCCTCGACAACGCACTGGTTTTCAGCCCAGATCAATCGCTTTCAATATCAAGAAAAACGCTATTTTCTGGTGCTGTACGAGAACATCAGCGAACGCAAGCAAACCGAACTGCAACATATCCTCGCTGAACGGCTGCTACACAAGGTATTGGAGGTCTTGCCGGTCGGCGTCTGGATCATGGACCAACAGGGTCAAATCGTCGAAGGTAATCCGGCCGGCATCGCTATCTGGGCCGGTGCCCGCTTCGTCAAACCCGAGCAGTTCGGTGAATACAAGGGCTGGTGGCTCGACACCGGCAAACCGATTCAGGCAGATGAATGGGCCGCGTCCAGAGCCATTCGGAACGGCGAAGTATCGATCGACGAGGAAATTCGAATTCAGTGCTTTGATGGTTCGGAAAAGATCATTCTGAACTCGGCGTTGCCACTGCTCGACAGCAAAGGTGTGGTGACCGGCGCCATCATCGTCAATCAGGATATCACCAGCCGCAAGCTGGCTGAACAACATCTATCACAGGCAAAAAGTGAGATTGAGTCGGCTCATCACGAGCTGCAGCAGGTGTTATCCCGTGAACAAAAAATGGCGCGTACTGATGAATTGACCGGTTTATGCAATCGTCGCCAGTTCTTTGCGTTGACTCAGCAGTTATACGAGGTAGCCCGCCGCTACCAGACGCCATTGAGTGTGATGTTGATCGATGTCGATCGCTTCAAGCAAGTTAACGACTTGCACGGTCACCTGGTTGGCGATAAGGCATTGGTACACATTGCCGACATAGCCCGGAAACAGGTGCGAGCTTCCGATGTTCTGGCACGCTATGGCGGAGAGGAATTCATCATCGCCCTGCCAAATACTGACAGTGAAAAAGCCTTGCATGTGGCCGAACAAATTCGCGTCGATGTCGCAACAACGCCGTTAGTTTTTGATCAACAATCAATCAGGCTATCAATCAGTGTTGGTATTACCGAATGGCATCAAAGCGATAGTAGTTTGATGCAGATGATTACTCGTGCCGATGGTGCACTGTATGCTGCAAAGCGAGCCGGTCGAAATAAATGTCTGCTTGCCGAACAGTCCGCCGATGAGAATTAACAGCGTACGGCCTATATAAGCATAGCCTAAAGAAAAATGTATGCTGTTAATCAATTGAAATCATGCCTGTAAAGCGCTTACGCATTGGTAATCCATGGTTGGCAAGCTGTACGTTCCACGATGAAAAAATTCGAACAAATGGCCAGGGAAACGACTCCATTCAAACCGGAGCGGATGAGTTGACGTCGTAGTAGAACCGTAACGGAAAAACGTGCCGATAGCGCGTTTTTTCTACAAACACGGCTTTGCGTAGACAAATAACCTGGCCAGAGAGGAGGGCTTGATGAACGAGAGAATGATTCCACTCGCGCTATTCCTGAGCTGCGTCGTATCCACCACGGCGTTGGCGGAAAACAAACCGGATAAGACGCAGCACCAAAAAAAATTGGAAAATCATCTGTTGCCGGCCATCATCTTCGCGGATCAGCCGATCCACCCCTGGTCTATCCAACAGCGCATGAGTCGTTACCGAGTGCCCGGTGTCAGTATCGCGTTAATAAACGATGGCACCGTTGAATGGGTAAACAGTTACGGCAGCCCGTCAGCAAAAGGCGACCAAGCATTGACGCCTTCAGCCCGGTTTCAGGCAGCGTCAATCAGCAAGTGGGTAACCGCCATCGGAGCGCTAAAACTAGTCGAGCAAAAGTCACTAAAACTGGAGCAAAGCGTCAATACGTATCTGAAGAATTGGACGTTGCGTAATGCTGACGGCAGCGCCAACAGCGACGTTACGTTAAAACAGCTGCTTTCCCACCAGGGTGGGGTCTCAGTGCGAAGTTTTGCGGGCTATGCTGTAGATTCAACCCTTCCTTCAGCGCGCCAGATTCTCGAGGGACGCGCGCCGGCCAATTCCGCGCCGATTCGCGTTATTCATGAGCCCGGTATCGAATATCGCTATTCCGGTGGTGGCTATCAGGTTACCCAACAGCTAATCGAAGAAATCAGTGGTCAATCGTTTGCCCGTTACATGCAAGAAAACGTGCTGCACGCGGCCAACATGAGGCACAGCAGTTATCAGTTGTCGCTACAACCACAGGATGGTTTACCGGTGGCCTGCGGGCATGAATTCAACGGTGCACCGGTACCGGATTGCGGCAGGATCTATCCGGAATTGGCGGCCGCCTGGCTCTGGAGCACGCCATCTGATCTGGCGAATTTGGCGATCGCCCTTATCGATTCCGTCAAGCGCAAGCCGAATGCTTTACTGAGCAGCGAAATGGCGCGTGCGCACCT from Permianibacter aggregans harbors:
- a CDS encoding Hpt domain-containing protein; amino-acid sequence: MADNYDQLALKWVREEVNKTLDQARQALEAYAENAEDTTQIRFCVSCLHQVRGTLQMLEFYGAALFAEEMEYLAEAIAEGKVKLPPRAMEVLMGAVLQLPTYLERVQAGQRDLPVILLPLLNDLRASRGETLLSESAIFTPTLEGVVAPHRAPLADQPQSDAEYQEMAKKLRHHFQRGLLGVLRNQEIKESLTRLYKVVERLEHICSDRPIAMLWWVAGGFIEAIAENQNYKNASVHALLGQVDKYLKQLGEEGVMVLDHDVPADLLKNLLYYVACAQGSSARLQELQKAFDLRAALPSADDLEAERRRMTGSDATAIRTVLTALNEDLAGVKDGLDLFVRSKQRQPQDLLGLLPTLRQIADTLGMLGLGVPRDAVRQQVKSLQTVADSGQMPTDAHVMDIAGALLFVEANLATVAANAAALAAEETDADAKSEHSEEEIAAEAQFDSAREVLINECRGNIQKCKDSIIDFMASNWDHRLLEGVPTQLVEVQGGLQIIGLPEAADMVGTCQKFLAERVVARSQVPDASLLDALADVLTSVEYFLESMQEAGGEGLASVLASAETAHDQIAAALQTPEAPAEAPAPVAAAPAPTPAPAPTPPPSRAQSDDDMIDDEVIEIFIEEAAEQLEVIRECLPKWEEDEDDRDSLITIRRAFHTLKGSGRLVGASLLGETAWSMENMLNRVIDGTLKVTREVFAVVRDAAHTVIPALHQAFANKTEPSLRPEALMARADALAKGEVAPAAAPAPTPVAEAPAPVVPEPEVSLPEPEATAPETPEFTIADEMPVEIEPTLEIPTAEELQLDETALDVPMLDVPVDEQHKLPEEFGEAVSEESAEEVPMLTEMDPEAAFHAPDEEFGEISLPETEEIGDTLDALSPTPELPEVEETIDMGEFALPEVEEEPVNGLYDIFAGEAGGHLDSIERFIADAALSPFSPKVSDELIRALHTLKGSARMAQLEGIAAVMTPLEKHVRELQNRDAHVPDELLALLDESKQELRHVLPQLQSRQSPDESKLNALAARAEALDLSVQTAETGKRDPEVLNLFLSEALDLVSDADLALKSWQDAQDETAKDNLVELMATLQQAAETAQLDAVVSLATLLGQFFQNAIAQPDEAFFQLAAKGNVALFDQFDRIAADQTPLIPVDLVAQINSYQPAPVAAEKPELRDEDFMVDFGFETETETETETESTPEISGDVTDPSMTEESSVKEPELATPAEPVSIDTPTIETAETKAPEVEVMPGFALRDTAKPEQKAEDTFTFDDVAFVSEDELHVDSAALEAYAAGDKPQTVDIDEDGEEILQVFLEEADDILNDMENTIAAWASAPTDKAAVALLQRQLHTLKGGARLSELNVIGDLSHELENLYEAINDGREQTTTAHIKVTQEARDRLADLINEVRQHRTQTKPSVFWQRLQTALRGEDPYIDAGKRETARKAPVVEAPRDVATPAPKPAAETKKPAAVVPFPAREAPEPQRTITPLQGEFVRVAAESLEGLVNLAGETSIFRGRLEQQMTVLRTNLKEMEQTVARLREQLRSLEIENEAQIQYRREAVGSAYDEFDPLEFDRYTRQQEVTRSLSESAGDLLNLKESLDTLAADSETLLLQQSRVNSELQDGLMRTRMVPFSSIVPRLKRMVRQISDEVGKGVEIGIHADGEMDRTVLERMVAPLEHMLRNAIDHGIEKPAVRESAGKPATGRIKIRLLREGGEVVIELADDGGGINLEAVRRKAIERGLITETTTLTDKELMALILEAGFSTAEQVTQISGRGVGMDVVASEIKELGGRIEIDSERGRGTRFTVRLPFTVSVNQALMVQVGEDFFAIPLANIEGIVRVSPYEIQSYYGDDSSKYEYAGQQYRMRYLGQLLDHRQTPRFEGVFKPIPILLLHGAEQPVALQVDELLGSREVVVKSVGSLLSHISGLSGATILGDGRVVFILDLPALLRRADAVQALEEETKVVEEKQPLVLVVDDSITVRKVTARLLERHSYRVITAKDGVDAVNVLHDHKPDIMLLDIEMPRMDGFELATIIRHDERLKEVPIIMITSRTGEKHRARAEEIGVNRYLGKPFNDVELLGTMSELLQADALSEV
- a CDS encoding chemotaxis protein CheB; translation: MSARLRVGLIGSGDDNSNTLLRLLVEQGIQIVHALEPKDLTEQHIRDSHLDVWLLDLDDAHWHNKLDELMDHSNVPIFFNEHQSIAQQAHLDYWARNLITRMEELAGDSDMPVTANEAKASTHHIAFSKSDTADTKGEAKAAPKVEAKTDNKSKPEVRPSDELTPLPSSIDPELLKEIEELEQLLQDKDPAERSDDFKPLEPVRLRTESASDDAVKAAAQARAAEIAKAQEAARAQQEAERNAKEQAERRAREEREEAERKIREQQEAKRLAAERAETERQAELKRQEEARLAAEREAARRAEEARLAAEKAEAERQAEIQRQQEAARREAERLEVLRQEQLRKAEEARIAELARQEALRQEELKRQEDARLAAAREAARQAEEARIAAEKAEAERQAEIQRQQEAAKREAERLEALRQEELKRQEEARLAAEREAARQAEQARLAAEQAEAERQAEIQRQQREAEREAERQAFLRQEIERQEAHRRAEQAKKAEAEQAAVEARRVEAERHAEADQARRLAEAKQPPPAQDKPVSAIDELLRQAKTELKSEFGRRASDVIGRGLTTTPPAATATMKADSLAELLAKAKSELHQVEHGSGDNEPPVELELPFEPELEFEELPSSDLTERPTVLRDEADIPVLAPTSMESANDAVPVLSSEHTEAVEFEPVEFEPVEFESVEFESVEPEALSELEWQPLDAESVSADISESELSIAEPELHAAETLYIDSPEISAPGDSAVEFEVQQSEPELVELPTVSPEVLSVPMLEAVAGGDEFEELEPVTHEPLPCDLWVIGASLGGPAALKRFFAALNEPLPVCFLLVQHIDPHFLPVLGKILEGANPFYRVDVLSRPGLIEPGTILLAPVEKRLWFLDGAQVVHSPHSWTPPYSPCINDVLHDVAIAHPAQSHAIIFSGMGEDGVSGAEAMHRAGGDIWVQDAESCASAVMPDAIDATGIVSLRATPEQLAEKLTKRYLSKTQTQHA
- a CDS encoding chemotaxis protein CheW encodes the protein MAAAQEVYSLLIPAAGDSVLLPNVGVAEVVAYFGNVDKPKPGAPKWLLGYLQWRGRHVPTISMEVMLGQEAPQLTRLSRIAILNTPSGDPEVPHVAIVVGGIPRLTRVTPDLLQAIEGDSPTAKVRAFMAGQTIQIPDVEKFEQMAKETMAFKPEKMS